The DNA window attatcaatcgcTACTGCACTTGTTCCCGACACACtgtaacaaattttaataataaattacaagatacatttaatgtataattaataaaaaatatatgaaaataattaagtatACAAACCTTTCATTATCTTCAAGGGTATGATGTTCATCGCTTCCTTGTGTAACTTCAGTTAATGATTCCAAGAGAGTAGCATCAGCCGATTGTGTCGCAGTAGTAGTAACAATGCCTGAAATAGAGTCCTGCTCTGGATCAGGTTGATGAAATGCTATAGTCCCTTGCTGCATTCCTGCCACAACATTTTGACAAGCAGCTGGCACTTGAGCCATTTGCACTTGAGTATTGCTACCAGAGGATTGTGTTTGCATCTGTGTCGCTGGCATAACTTGAGGCTGTACTGGCGGTCCTGGTGCATGAATAGTCGAGGAAGATTGTTGTGTACCTGTTTGAGGAACTTTATGTATACTTTGAATGCCCTGCATTCCTTGAACGGCAGTTAGTGGCTCGGAAATCTGAGTCATTGGTTTCTGTGTTTGCAATGGCTGTTGaggttgttgctgttgttgttgttgtggaGGGTGTTGTgtttgttgttgctgctgctgttgctgttgttgctgctgcggCGGATGTTGTGATTGTTGtggctgttgctgctgttgcggTGGATGTTGAGTAACAAGTATATTTGGAGCTTGAGAAGTTGGAACAGAAGTTTGCTGCACTGATGAAGGACAAACAGTTTGACCGGGTAAAGATTGATTTTGCGTGCTCACTCCCAAATATGGATCTTCTTTAGAATGAGTCATATTTTGTTGAGGGGGAacactattactactagtTTGAGTTATAATAGGTATAGAACCTTGAGGCATACTCTGAGGTTGTCCCAAATTATTTGGATGTGTGGGTTGTAAATTAGATGGCAACGTAGATCCCTGTCCTTGCGGTTGAGAAGCTAGCTGTTGCGCGGATGACTGAAAATATTGAGGAATTTGCGAAGGTGGTTGAACTTTTGCTTGCGTCTGAACTTGCGTGGGATTATGTTGTACAGTAGGGGGAATTGAACTGTTTACTGCATAATTTGCACTTGTAACTGTAGGATTGTTCGGTACACCAATTGATGAATGCACATCAGGATGAGAGGGGACTGTTCCATTGGCGTCAAGACTAATGCTCTTATCGTCAGATACGACAGATTGTTTAGATGCATCTGGGATTACAATTCCACTGTCTGTTATTCCATAAGATATGCACACCTCATTTGGATCTGATACTTTTGGGGTACCAATAGCTGTTGGTTGATTCACTGACGTATGATCCAAATAATCCATGCAGGTCCATCTACCTCTCTTGAATGGCTCTGTACTTTCGATTTTGACTACTTTAAAACGTTCATTTCTCCCATGTGAATGTACCTCTCGCAAATCAGCATCTTGCTTAGCATTACTCGatagtaaattaataatattgttgtcTGTGACAGATGTAATGTCTAAAGTGTTGATATTGCTATCGTTGACCGAATTGTTGACACTATTTCCTTCTGAGGGTACAATGGCCAGTCCATATTGTGAACTGGTAGGAATCACCGGAGCAGTACTGAGAGCAGCATTACTGGTGTTGAAAAATACGTCCTCTTTAGAGAAAGTATCTTCCGAATAACTAGGCGTCTCGATATCGATGTCGGTAATACGCGAATGTTCCACAGAATTATCTTCTGTGTGGGATTCATCCAAATCGTCATTTGAGTCTTCGCCGGCATCGTTGCTCATACGACAACCGACTGTAACGCTTGTAATTTGAAAAGACGACGTCTTTTTTCGACACTGATTACTACTGGTCACGTTGCTTGAAGTGGTCAAGCTAACCGGCTGGTGTAGTTTGTCTGGCTCTCCTAACCGAATTGTCTCC is part of the Vespa crabro chromosome 8, iyVesCrab1.2, whole genome shotgun sequence genome and encodes:
- the LOC124426396 gene encoding protein bunched, class 2/F/G isoform-like — protein: MADNVHRKSHKLSDGSRKISNPVHRTTTETIRLGEPDKLHQPVSLTTSSNVTSSNQCRKKTSSFQITSVTVGCRMSNDAGEDSNDDLDESHTEDNSVEHSRITDIDIETPSYSEDTFSKEDVFFNTSNAALSTAPVIPTSSQYGLAIVPSEGNSVNNSVNDSNINTLDITSVTDNNIINLLSSNAKQDADLREVHSHGRNERFKVVKIESTEPFKRGRWTCMDYLDHTSVNQPTAIGTPKVSDPNEVCISYGITDSGIVIPDASKQSVVSDDKSISLDANGTVPSHPDVHSSIGVPNNPTVTSANYAVNSSIPPTVQHNPTQVQTQAKVQPPSQIPQYFQSSAQQLASQPQGQGSTLPSNLQPTHPNNLGQPQSMPQGSIPIITQTSSNSVPPQQNMTHSKEDPYLGVSTQNQSLPGQTVCPSSVQQTSVPTSQAPNILVTQHPPQQQQQPQQSQHPPQQQQQQQQQQQQTQHPPQQQQQQQPQQPLQTQKPMTQISEPLTAVQGMQGIQSIHKVPQTGTQQSSSTIHAPGPPVQPQVMPATQMQTQSSGSNTQVQMAQVPAACQNVVAGMQQGTIAFHQPDPEQDSISGIVTTTATQSADATLLESLTEVTQGSDEHHTLEDNESVSGTSAVAIDNKIEQAMDLVKSHLMFAVREEVEVLKEKIAELMDRINQLEAENSILKAHATPETLAQLSQTTAKLPQNSSGSGQ